A DNA window from Drosophila virilis strain 15010-1051.87 chromosome 4, Dvir_AGI_RSII-ME, whole genome shotgun sequence contains the following coding sequences:
- the LOC116651726 gene encoding serine/threonine-protein kinase Wnk-like isoform X3, translating into MEACRLKKADIKRMWSQIVTQTGIDKYTYAEWQENYEEFWKCMLSTSEPYIRIQSVTAVDIEQLTRAHVNQMQLPIAKSNPPAKPQPAKQQPVKVASMSDSISMLRIPRLKPGQQPTNSISDSLGSVKNTQPDWKPGQENIPQQHQHQQQPQQQHPVPQKTSRLAQEQRQYIPVQQPKQVLQQQPPTQQDKQGVEKNPLQQSQNVPQAEEEQEQQHFQQQRKSQPHWPGSYQTMEQTQQPQSKDQLQQQFPLPHKILEQQIKTYPRPCQDRSRPYQRQPPNRSKSNQPIMNERLQTQTNELQGVPHSSAQVVYERQREMLFKPLAEQVKTINKINESRVKIESGNDCELENKLIADALKLANKVGKADNIAKVNKISPEIASSNGEKIYDWLQSFDDKASKAIDHKITDTADFFKNLPNLSTVIGKTPHELKVAIQNVIICEGMEDDKPSIERQRPQANKKEIQSNYLNVSNSIAIPLQFELNSNKCKKQENNLKQFA; encoded by the exons ATGGAGGCGTGCAGGCTGAAAAAAGCGGATATTAAACGCATGTGGAGCCAGATTGTAACTCAAACGGGCATTGACAAATATACCTATGCAGAATGGCAGGAAAACTACGAGGAGTTCTGGAAATGCATGCTGTCCACCTCGGAGCCCTACATAAGAATTCAAAGTGTAACTGCGGTTGAC ATAGAGCAACTAACACGAGCACATGTCaaccaaatgcagctgccaATTGCGAAAAGCAATCCGCCAGCTAAACCTCAACCCGCAAAGCAGCAACCTGTCAAAGTAGCTAGCATGTCGGATTCCATATCCATGTTACGTATACCACGCCTAAAACCTGgacaacagccaacaaataGCATCTCTGATTCGCTTGGCTCGGTGAAGAATACACAGCCAGATTGGAAACCTGGACAGGAAAATATAccgcagcagcaccaacatcaacaacaaccacaacagcaacatccgGTTCCGCAAAAG ACATCCAGACTAGCACAAGAACAAAGGCAATACATTCCGGTTCAACAGCCGAAGCAGGTgctacaacagcagccgccTACACAGCAAGATAAACAAGGTGTGGAAAAGAATCCCTTGCAGCAGTCACAGAATGTTCcacaagcagaagaagaacaagaacaacaacattttcagcAACAGCGAAAATCGCAGCCACATTGGCCTGGTAGCTATCAGACCATGGAGCAAACGCAGCAGCCACAATCGAAAGatcaactgcaacagcaatttCCACTGCCGCACAAGATTCTGGAACAACAGATTAAGACCTATCCACGTCCATGTCAGGATAGATCACGTCCATATCAAAGGCAGCCACCCAATAGATCAAAGTCTAATCAACCGATTATGAATGAACGGCTTCAAACTCAAACCAACGAg CTCCAGGGCGTCCCGCATAGCTCGGCCCAGGTGGTCTACGAGCGTCAGCGAGAAATGCTATTTAAGCCCTTAGCCGAACAAGTCAAGACTATTAACAAAATCAATGAGAGCAGGGTAAAGATTGAGTCGGGCAACGATTGCGAATTAGAAAATAAGTTAATTGCCGATGCCTTAAAACTGGCTAATAAAGTCGGTAAGGCGGACAATATAGCCAAAGTAAATAAGATCAGCCCAGAAATAGCCTCAAGTAATGGTGAGAAAATCTACGATTGGTTGCAGAGTTTCGATGACAAGGCTTCAAAAGCAATTGATCATAAGATAACAGATACAGccgatttttttaaaaacttacCCAACCTTTCGACGGTAATTGGCAAAACGCCGCACGAACTAAAGGTGGCAATACAAAATGTAATTATCTGCGAAGGTATGGAAGATGACAAGCCCAGCATTGAACGACAGCGCCCGCAGGcgaataaaaaagaaatccaGTCGAACTATCTAAATGTGTctaattcaattgcaattccccttcaatttgaattaaatagcaataaatgcaaaaaacagGAGAACAACTTAAAgcaatttgcttaa
- the LOC116651726 gene encoding ataxin-2 homolog isoform X2: MQLPIAKSNPPAKPQPAKQQPVKVASMSDSISMLRIPRLKPGQQPTNSISDSLGSVKNTQPDWKPGQENIPQQHQHQQQPQQQHPVPQKTSRLAQEQRQYIPVQQPKQVLQQQPPTQQDKQGVEKNPLQQSQNVPQAEEEQEQQHFQQQRKSQPHWPGSYQTMEQTQQPQSKDQLQQQFPLPHKILEQQIKTYPRPCQDRSRPYQRQPPNRSKSNQPIMNERLQTQTNELQGVPHSSAQVVYERQREMLFKPLAEQVKTINKINESRVKIESGNDCELENKLIADALKLANKVGKADNIAKVNKISPEIASSNGEKIYDWLQSFDDKASKAIDHKITDTADFFKNLPNLSTVIGKTPHELKVAIQNVIICEGMEDDKPSIERQRPQANKKEIQSNYLNVSNSIAIPLQFELNSNKCKKQENNLKQFA; this comes from the exons atgcagctgccaATTGCGAAAAGCAATCCGCCAGCTAAACCTCAACCCGCAAAGCAGCAACCTGTCAAAGTAGCTAGCATGTCGGATTCCATATCCATGTTACGTATACCACGCCTAAAACCTGgacaacagccaacaaataGCATCTCTGATTCGCTTGGCTCGGTGAAGAATACACAGCCAGATTGGAAACCTGGACAGGAAAATATAccgcagcagcaccaacatcaacaacaaccacaacagcaacatccgGTTCCGCAAAAG ACATCCAGACTAGCACAAGAACAAAGGCAATACATTCCGGTTCAACAGCCGAAGCAGGTgctacaacagcagccgccTACACAGCAAGATAAACAAGGTGTGGAAAAGAATCCCTTGCAGCAGTCACAGAATGTTCcacaagcagaagaagaacaagaacaacaacattttcagcAACAGCGAAAATCGCAGCCACATTGGCCTGGTAGCTATCAGACCATGGAGCAAACGCAGCAGCCACAATCGAAAGatcaactgcaacagcaatttCCACTGCCGCACAAGATTCTGGAACAACAGATTAAGACCTATCCACGTCCATGTCAGGATAGATCACGTCCATATCAAAGGCAGCCACCCAATAGATCAAAGTCTAATCAACCGATTATGAATGAACGGCTTCAAACTCAAACCAACGAg CTCCAGGGCGTCCCGCATAGCTCGGCCCAGGTGGTCTACGAGCGTCAGCGAGAAATGCTATTTAAGCCCTTAGCCGAACAAGTCAAGACTATTAACAAAATCAATGAGAGCAGGGTAAAGATTGAGTCGGGCAACGATTGCGAATTAGAAAATAAGTTAATTGCCGATGCCTTAAAACTGGCTAATAAAGTCGGTAAGGCGGACAATATAGCCAAAGTAAATAAGATCAGCCCAGAAATAGCCTCAAGTAATGGTGAGAAAATCTACGATTGGTTGCAGAGTTTCGATGACAAGGCTTCAAAAGCAATTGATCATAAGATAACAGATACAGccgatttttttaaaaacttacCCAACCTTTCGACGGTAATTGGCAAAACGCCGCACGAACTAAAGGTGGCAATACAAAATGTAATTATCTGCGAAGGTATGGAAGATGACAAGCCCAGCATTGAACGACAGCGCCCGCAGGcgaataaaaaagaaatccaGTCGAACTATCTAAATGTGTctaattcaattgcaattccccttcaatttgaattaaatagcaataaatgcaaaaaacagGAGAACAACTTAAAgcaatttgcttaa
- the LOC6628120 gene encoding uncharacterized protein has product MASNAPTRKPSNVLSSRISYKPLKLEMPQLSRGFQSPTIVSVNAKDANKDNREKDRKLKSSALRANSNPKQYGKRPEAAEQIRATAATPSTPPASAKAASNERTVVLARHVDQAQYVKQTRKPKLDGTVSRTRGLRATAAETTLAPGKQPKETTKSPDKAEPAAHRQIRTKNQSHNTKMFFDKYLKFAYDLSTPDGVRQLEAHFFPAEVHQNKPNARKKSDSGDSTDKQHLPDDRMPAMNKHTDTVEHLLQQSKCFENVKEK; this is encoded by the coding sequence ATGGCCAGCAATGCGCCTACCCGTAAGCCAAGCAACGTACTCAGCAGTCGCATTAGCTACAAGCCACTGAAATTGGAAATGCCGCAGCTGTCGCGTGGCTTTCAATCGCCGACGATTGTCAGCGTCAATGCCAAGGATGCCAACAAGGATAATAGGGAGAAGGACAGAAAATTGAAGTCCTCGGCGCTAAGGGCGAACAGCAATCCAAAACAATACGGCAAACGTCCAGAAGCCGCCGAACAGATccgtgcaacagcagcaacaccatcAACTCCACCGGCATCCGCCAAGGCGGCATCGAACGAGCGTACCGTGGTGCTAGCCAGGCACGTGGATCAGGCTCAATATGTTAAGCAAACGCGCAAGCCCAAGCTCGATGGCACCGTGTCCAGGACGAGGGGTCTGCGTGCTACTGCTGCTGAGACAACGCTTGCCCCCGGCAAGCAGCCGAAGGAGACGACAAAATCGCCAGACAAGGCAGAGCCTGCTGCACACCGTCAGATCCGGACCAAAAACCAAAGTCACAATACCAAAATGTTCTTCGATAAGTATCTAAAATTCGCCTACGATCTGAGCACACCAGATGGTGTGCGGCAGCTAGAGGCACACTTCTTTCCCGCCGAAGTCCATCAAAACAAACCAAATGCCAGAAAGAAAAGCGATTCGGGCGATTCCACTGACAAGCAACACCTGCCCGATGATAGAATGCCAGCCATGAACAAGCACACCGATACCGTTGAGCACCTGCTGCAGCAGTCGAAATGCtttgaaaatgttaaagaaAAGTAG
- the LOC116651603 gene encoding putative odorant receptor 83c — MRPSVRIHKLVTNINYYAKLLGLDLLAPRLRFVFRTWITMSAPSSYLIFGVSWAFRQAQQHWMDGLKASIMLGGLINGTTELLSVIQNHSAMRNMMNYTIEIFADYESRGADYCAALNFGVDRMLKIRRIIRIGYFLSFFVMLAVPWALLFYDGTRVTVMQYEIPGLMLENNVGYTLTYLQHMIVAVVGGLGFYTTDLLVLLALVQILTFAHILQLKANVLNDALNRKEQSRYEAQVGGYADNGIQSLLLDLIKWHQLFVAYCRDVENTYHNMIAAQVLSSAISILLCFCVNLNGFHLISTIYLFVSTYSMLVYCVVGSQTEYAYDQVYDSLCNISWQELRADQRKLFGLMLKEAQNTQTMIMIGILPLSMRTALQASVQGIASTTY; from the exons ACTGGGATTGGATCTGCTGGCACCAAGGCTGAGATTCGTCTTTCGCACCTGGATCACAATGTCTGCACCTTCGAGCTATTTGATATTTGGTGTCTCCTGGGCGTTCCGCCAGGCCCAACAGCATTGGATGGATGGTCTGAAAGCCAGCATCATGTTGGGTGGTCTAATCAATGGGACCACTGAACTGCTCTCTGTCATACAGAATCATTCGGCTATGAGGAACATGATGAACTACACCATTGAAATCTTTGCAGACTATGAGAGTCGCGGTGCGGATTATTGTGCTGCTCTCAACTTTGGCGTTGATCGAATGCTGAAAATACGACGCATTATACGCATTGGTTACTTTCTATCATTTTTCGTGATGCTTGCGGTGCCCTGGGCGTTACTTTTTTACGATGGCACACGTGTCACAGTCATGCAGTACGAGATTCCTGGTCTAATGCTAGAGAATAATGTTGGATACACGCTCACATATTTGCAGCATATGATTGTGGCTGTTGTGGGTGGTCTTGGCTTCTACACGACCGATTTGTTAGTACTGCTCGCCTTAGTTCAGATTCTGACATTCGCGCACATTTTGCAGTTAAAAGCAAATGTCCTTAATGATGCACTGAATCGTAAGGAGCAGTCGAGATATGAAGCTCAAGTGGGTGGCTATGCAGATAATGGAATACAATCTCTTCTCTTAGATTTAATCAAATGGCATCAGTTGTTTGTCGC ATACTGTCGCGATGTCGAGAATACCTATCACAATATGATCGCTGCTCAAGTTCTCTCCTCGGCCATTTCGATTCTGCTTTGCTTTTGCGTGAATCTGAACGGTTTTCATTTAATATCAACCATCTACCTATTTGTCAGCACCTACTCAATGTTGGTCTACTGTGTTGTGGGTTCACAAACTGAATACGCT TACGATCAAGTGTATGACAGCCTATGCAACATAAGCTGGCAGGAACTTAGAGCGGATCAGCGCAAATTATTTGGCTTAATGCTGAAGGAGGCGCAGAATACGCAAACCATGATAATGATTGGCATTCTACCACTGAGCATGCGTACAGCCCTGCAGGCAagtgtacagggtatagccAGCACaacttattaa
- the LOC116651726 gene encoding TPR-containing protein DDB_G0280363-like isoform X1 — MEACRLKKADIKRMWSQIVTQTGIDKYTYAEWQENYEEFWKCMLSTSEPYIRIQSIEQLTRAHVNQMQLPIAKSNPPAKPQPAKQQPVKVASMSDSISMLRIPRLKPGQQPTNSISDSLGSVKNTQPDWKPGQENIPQQHQHQQQPQQQHPVPQKTSRLAQEQRQYIPVQQPKQVLQQQPPTQQDKQGVEKNPLQQSQNVPQAEEEQEQQHFQQQRKSQPHWPGSYQTMEQTQQPQSKDQLQQQFPLPHKILEQQIKTYPRPCQDRSRPYQRQPPNRSKSNQPIMNERLQTQTNELQGVPHSSAQVVYERQREMLFKPLAEQVKTINKINESRVKIESGNDCELENKLIADALKLANKVGKADNIAKVNKISPEIASSNGEKIYDWLQSFDDKASKAIDHKITDTADFFKNLPNLSTVIGKTPHELKVAIQNVIICEGMEDDKPSIERQRPQANKKEIQSNYLNVSNSIAIPLQFELNSNKCKKQENNLKQFA; from the exons ATGGAGGCGTGCAGGCTGAAAAAAGCGGATATTAAACGCATGTGGAGCCAGATTGTAACTCAAACGGGCATTGACAAATATACCTATGCAGAATGGCAGGAAAACTACGAGGAGTTCTGGAAATGCATGCTGTCCACCTCGGAGCCCTACATAAGAATTCAAAGT ATAGAGCAACTAACACGAGCACATGTCaaccaaatgcagctgccaATTGCGAAAAGCAATCCGCCAGCTAAACCTCAACCCGCAAAGCAGCAACCTGTCAAAGTAGCTAGCATGTCGGATTCCATATCCATGTTACGTATACCACGCCTAAAACCTGgacaacagccaacaaataGCATCTCTGATTCGCTTGGCTCGGTGAAGAATACACAGCCAGATTGGAAACCTGGACAGGAAAATATAccgcagcagcaccaacatcaacaacaaccacaacagcaacatccgGTTCCGCAAAAG ACATCCAGACTAGCACAAGAACAAAGGCAATACATTCCGGTTCAACAGCCGAAGCAGGTgctacaacagcagccgccTACACAGCAAGATAAACAAGGTGTGGAAAAGAATCCCTTGCAGCAGTCACAGAATGTTCcacaagcagaagaagaacaagaacaacaacattttcagcAACAGCGAAAATCGCAGCCACATTGGCCTGGTAGCTATCAGACCATGGAGCAAACGCAGCAGCCACAATCGAAAGatcaactgcaacagcaatttCCACTGCCGCACAAGATTCTGGAACAACAGATTAAGACCTATCCACGTCCATGTCAGGATAGATCACGTCCATATCAAAGGCAGCCACCCAATAGATCAAAGTCTAATCAACCGATTATGAATGAACGGCTTCAAACTCAAACCAACGAg CTCCAGGGCGTCCCGCATAGCTCGGCCCAGGTGGTCTACGAGCGTCAGCGAGAAATGCTATTTAAGCCCTTAGCCGAACAAGTCAAGACTATTAACAAAATCAATGAGAGCAGGGTAAAGATTGAGTCGGGCAACGATTGCGAATTAGAAAATAAGTTAATTGCCGATGCCTTAAAACTGGCTAATAAAGTCGGTAAGGCGGACAATATAGCCAAAGTAAATAAGATCAGCCCAGAAATAGCCTCAAGTAATGGTGAGAAAATCTACGATTGGTTGCAGAGTTTCGATGACAAGGCTTCAAAAGCAATTGATCATAAGATAACAGATACAGccgatttttttaaaaacttacCCAACCTTTCGACGGTAATTGGCAAAACGCCGCACGAACTAAAGGTGGCAATACAAAATGTAATTATCTGCGAAGGTATGGAAGATGACAAGCCCAGCATTGAACGACAGCGCCCGCAGGcgaataaaaaagaaatccaGTCGAACTATCTAAATGTGTctaattcaattgcaattccccttcaatttgaattaaatagcaataaatgcaaaaaacagGAGAACAACTTAAAgcaatttgcttaa